A stretch of the Bradyrhizobium arachidis genome encodes the following:
- a CDS encoding 16S rRNA (uracil(1498)-N(3))-methyltransferase, translating into MPSHDFRAPRLFVDAALAPEARVALDRDQSNYLGNVLRLGAGDPILAFNGRDGEWQAAIDGRKRPDSLVILKQTRPQDGLIDLAYVFAPLKHARLDYMVQKAVEMGASVLQPVLTRYTQASRVNSERMRANVIEAAEQCGILSLAEVAEPLALERYLGQRAASRLLVFCDEAADTDNPIAALQGAREAARGIDVLIGPEGGFAEEERALLLRQPHILRLALGPRILRADTAAVAALALVQAALGDWGGQNALAHR; encoded by the coding sequence ATGCCTTCCCACGATTTTCGTGCCCCCCGCCTGTTCGTCGATGCCGCGCTTGCGCCCGAGGCGCGGGTGGCGCTCGACCGCGACCAGAGCAACTATCTCGGCAACGTGCTGAGGCTCGGCGCGGGTGACCCTATCCTCGCCTTCAACGGCCGCGACGGCGAATGGCAGGCTGCGATCGACGGCCGCAAGCGACCCGACAGTCTCGTGATCCTGAAGCAGACCCGCCCGCAGGACGGCCTGATCGACCTCGCCTATGTCTTCGCACCGCTCAAGCACGCCAGGCTCGATTACATGGTCCAGAAGGCCGTGGAGATGGGCGCCTCGGTGCTGCAGCCGGTGCTGACGCGTTACACGCAGGCGAGCCGCGTCAATAGCGAGCGCATGCGCGCCAACGTGATCGAGGCGGCCGAGCAATGCGGCATTTTGAGCCTTGCGGAGGTCGCCGAGCCCCTGGCCCTGGAGCGCTACCTCGGCCAGCGCGCCGCAAGCCGCCTGCTGGTGTTCTGCGACGAAGCGGCGGACACCGACAATCCCATCGCGGCCCTGCAAGGCGCGCGCGAGGCGGCGCGCGGTATCGACGTGCTGATCGGCCCGGAGGGCGGCTTTGCCGAGGAGGAACGCGCGCTGCTGCTTCGCCAGCCGCACATCCTGCGCCTCGCGCTGGGACCGCGGATTTTGCGGGCCGACACCGCCGCCGTGGCCGCGCTGGCGCTGGTGCAGGCGGCGCTCGGCGATTGGGGCGGCCAAAACGCGTTGGCCCATCGTTAA
- a CDS encoding ATP phosphoribosyltransferase regulatory subunit, producing MTATATSNAAGSAAWADTLLLSFAQAGYVRAEPAILQPAEPFLDLSGEDIRKSLYLTTDLTGEELCLRPDLTIPVARDYLASGHAGQPAGFSYLGPVFRYRGGRPSEFLQAGIESFGRQDRAAADAEMLALALEATSAFGVRDVEIRTGDVALFNALIDALDLFPVWRRRLTKDFNRKISLEQDLERLSVATAGTRNEYEGVLAALAGSDRKAALALVTDLMSIAGTTNVGGRTTAEIADRFLEQSTLKGGALPREALTVLKRFLAISGNPDDAVAELRTLAAETKLDISAAIDQFESRVGFMAARGIDVKETRFSTSFGRGLDYYTGFEFEVHHRGNGVEPLVAGGRYDGLMTQLGAAAPIPAVGFSVWVDVLRRIGRKVGA from the coding sequence ATGACCGCGACTGCCACCTCAAATGCTGCCGGCTCCGCCGCCTGGGCGGATACGCTGCTGTTGTCGTTCGCGCAGGCCGGTTACGTCAGGGCCGAGCCCGCGATCCTGCAGCCGGCCGAGCCGTTCCTCGACCTCTCCGGCGAGGACATCCGCAAGAGCCTCTACCTCACGACGGACCTGACCGGCGAAGAGCTCTGCCTGCGCCCGGACCTGACCATTCCCGTCGCACGCGACTACCTCGCCTCCGGCCACGCCGGCCAGCCGGCAGGGTTCAGCTATCTCGGCCCGGTGTTTCGCTACCGCGGCGGCCGCCCGAGCGAGTTCCTTCAGGCCGGCATCGAATCCTTCGGCCGGCAGGACCGTGCCGCCGCTGACGCCGAGATGCTGGCGCTGGCGCTGGAAGCGACCTCCGCGTTCGGCGTGCGCGACGTCGAGATCCGCACCGGCGACGTGGCGCTCTTCAACGCCCTGATCGACGCGCTGGATCTCTTTCCCGTGTGGCGGCGCCGGCTGACCAAGGATTTCAACCGCAAGATCAGCCTGGAGCAGGATCTGGAGCGGCTCTCGGTCGCGACCGCCGGTACCCGCAACGAATATGAAGGCGTGCTGGCCGCGCTCGCCGGCTCCGACCGCAAGGCTGCGCTGGCGCTCGTCACCGACCTGATGTCGATCGCCGGCACCACCAATGTCGGCGGCCGCACCACCGCCGAAATCGCCGATCGCTTCCTCGAGCAATCGACGCTGAAGGGCGGCGCGCTGCCGCGCGAGGCACTCACAGTGCTGAAGCGCTTCCTCGCGATCTCAGGCAATCCGGACGATGCGGTCGCCGAGCTGCGCACGCTTGCCGCAGAGACGAAGCTCGACATCTCCGCAGCGATCGACCAGTTCGAAAGCCGCGTCGGCTTCATGGCCGCGCGCGGCATCGACGTGAAGGAGACGCGCTTCTCCACCTCGTTCGGCCGCGGGCTCGACTACTACACCGGCTTCGAATTCGAGGTGCATCACCGGGGCAATGGCGTCGAGCCGCTGGTGGCCGGCGGCCGCTATGACGGGCTGATGACGCAACTCGGCGCAGCGGCGCCGATCCCCGCGGTCGGCTTTTCGGTCTGGGTCGATGTGCTGAGGCGGATCGGCCGCAAGGTGGGAGCGTAA
- the hisG gene encoding ATP phosphoribosyltransferase produces MSAPFVLAVPSKGRLQENAEAFFARAGLTLSKSGGARDYRGTIAGMDNVEVAYLSASEIAAQLARGMVHFGVTGEDLVRENIQNADKRVTLIDGLGFGHANVVVAVPQAWIDVRTMADLDDVTTGFREQHHRRMRVATKYINLTRSFFSSHGIVDYRIVESAGATEGAPAVGTAELIVDITTTGATLAANGLKVLDDGVMLRSQANLVASKDADWSEGPREAARVILDHIAARARANKYREVRTRFRECDAALLTEAHSRFGVVAPFGGPTSSGMLTLHCPPSKLYALGSFLRDHGAETVSVVSLDYVFDRENPLFARLEAFLRR; encoded by the coding sequence ATGAGCGCGCCATTCGTTCTGGCCGTTCCCTCCAAGGGCCGCCTGCAGGAAAACGCCGAAGCCTTTTTCGCGCGCGCGGGCCTGACGCTGTCGAAGTCCGGCGGCGCCCGCGACTATCGCGGCACCATCGCAGGCATGGACAATGTCGAGGTCGCCTATCTCTCGGCGAGCGAGATCGCAGCGCAGCTCGCCCGCGGCATGGTGCATTTCGGCGTCACCGGCGAAGATCTGGTGCGCGAGAACATTCAGAACGCCGACAAGCGCGTCACCCTGATCGACGGGCTCGGCTTCGGCCACGCCAACGTCGTCGTCGCGGTGCCGCAGGCCTGGATCGACGTCCGCACCATGGCGGACCTCGACGACGTCACGACAGGTTTTCGCGAGCAGCATCACCGGCGGATGCGCGTTGCGACCAAGTACATCAACCTGACCCGCTCGTTCTTCTCGAGCCACGGCATCGTCGACTACCGCATCGTCGAGAGCGCCGGCGCGACCGAAGGCGCGCCTGCCGTCGGCACCGCCGAGCTGATCGTCGACATCACCACGACGGGCGCGACGCTCGCGGCCAACGGGCTGAAGGTATTGGACGACGGCGTGATGCTGCGCAGCCAGGCCAATCTGGTCGCCTCCAAGGACGCCGACTGGTCGGAGGGGCCGCGGGAAGCCGCGCGCGTCATCCTGGATCACATCGCGGCGCGGGCACGGGCCAACAAATACCGCGAGGTCCGGACCCGCTTCCGGGAATGCGATGCCGCCCTGCTCACCGAGGCCCACAGCCGGTTCGGCGTGGTCGCCCCGTTCGGGGGGCCGACCTCGTCAGGCATGCTGACGCTGCACTGCCCGCCGTCAAAGCTCTATGCGCTCGGCAGCTTCCTGCGCGATCATGGCGCCGAAACGGTCTCGGTGGTTTCGCTCGATTACGTGTTCGACCGCGAGAACCCGCTGTTCGCGAGGCTCGAGGCGTTCCTGCGGCGGTAA
- a CDS encoding glycosyltransferase family 2 protein: MNLGTDVSSLTTTAASAAAKGLSIVVPVYNEAAGLASLHQRLCELAKTLRQRYRLPCEVVYVDDGSADTTLAIARALPADTIDVQIVSLSRNFGKEAALMAGLDHARRGAVMFMDGDGQHPPALVEQLVKHWIEDGYDVVYTAKAHRDNESFLRRQAVHGFYALINWGARQKIPEDAGDFRLLSPRAVAALRQLPERNRFFKGLASWIGFRQIRVDYEPAPRAHGVTTFNATRLLGLSIEGLTSFSVAPLRFASLLGVILAGVAFLFGLSILWEVFTTGKQVPGYPSLVVGLMTIGGVQLIMIGIVGEYIGKILSELKARPIYFVAEHSEKQFETDKADDASSRTAAE; this comes from the coding sequence ATGAATTTGGGCACTGACGTTTCCAGCCTGACCACGACAGCGGCGAGCGCCGCGGCGAAGGGGCTGTCGATTGTCGTTCCCGTCTACAACGAGGCGGCGGGGCTGGCCTCGCTGCACCAGCGGCTGTGCGAGCTCGCAAAGACCTTGCGGCAGCGCTACCGCCTGCCTTGCGAGGTCGTCTATGTCGACGACGGCAGCGCGGACACGACGCTTGCGATCGCCCGCGCCCTGCCCGCCGACACGATCGATGTGCAGATCGTGTCGCTGTCGCGCAATTTCGGCAAGGAGGCCGCGCTGATGGCGGGCCTCGACCACGCCAGGCGCGGTGCCGTCATGTTCATGGACGGCGACGGACAGCATCCGCCCGCCCTCGTCGAGCAGCTCGTCAAGCACTGGATCGAGGACGGCTATGACGTCGTCTATACCGCCAAGGCGCATCGCGACAACGAGTCGTTCCTGCGGCGCCAGGCCGTGCACGGCTTCTATGCCCTGATCAACTGGGGCGCACGGCAGAAGATTCCGGAGGACGCCGGCGACTTCCGCCTGCTGTCGCCGCGTGCGGTCGCCGCGCTCCGGCAGCTGCCCGAGCGCAACCGCTTTTTCAAGGGGCTGGCAAGCTGGATCGGCTTCCGCCAGATCCGCGTCGATTATGAGCCGGCCCCGCGCGCCCATGGCGTGACCACCTTCAACGCCACGCGGCTGCTCGGCCTGTCGATCGAAGGCCTGACCTCGTTCTCGGTGGCGCCGTTGCGATTCGCCAGCCTGCTCGGCGTGATCCTCGCCGGCGTCGCCTTCCTGTTCGGCCTCTCCATCCTCTGGGAGGTCTTCACGACCGGCAAGCAGGTGCCCGGCTATCCCTCGCTCGTGGTCGGTCTGATGACGATCGGCGGCGTGCAACTCATCATGATCGGTATCGTCGGCGAATATATCGGCAAGATCCTGTCCGAGCTGAAGGCGCGTCCGATCTACTTCGTCGCCGAGCACAGCGAGAAGCAGTTCGAGACCGACAAGGCCGACGACGCCTCCAGCCGGACGGCGGCCGAATGA
- a CDS encoding ChbG/HpnK family deacetylase — protein sequence MNAAAAPRRIWLCADDYGISPGVNRGIRDLIERGRLNATSVMMLGAAIDRGEIEALQAAAKQSPRCAIGLHVTLTAPFRPVTMHFRPLDGDMFLSFPKLLRASLARRLDNEIFRAEIATQLAAFARAFGRAPDFVDGHQHAQLYPQVRDGFIDAVREAAPKAWVRQGGRNLPLASRLASPKALLLDVLSAQFRKRAGAAGLAVNPAFAGAYDFTRKADFGELMRTFIAGLPEGGLVMCHPGFVDDVLRGLDPMTDVREREHAFLAGEAFARLLAESNVTLG from the coding sequence ATGAACGCGGCGGCGGCGCCGCGGCGGATCTGGCTCTGCGCCGACGACTACGGCATCAGCCCCGGCGTCAACCGCGGCATCCGCGACCTCATCGAGCGCGGCCGCCTCAACGCCACCTCTGTCATGATGCTTGGCGCGGCGATCGACCGCGGCGAGATCGAAGCGCTCCAGGCGGCAGCGAAGCAAAGCCCGCGCTGCGCGATCGGCCTGCACGTCACGCTGACCGCGCCGTTCCGCCCCGTGACCATGCATTTCCGCCCACTCGACGGCGACATGTTCCTGAGCTTTCCAAAGCTGTTGCGCGCGTCCCTTGCACGCCGGCTCGACAACGAGATCTTTCGCGCCGAGATCGCCACCCAGCTTGCGGCCTTCGCGCGGGCATTCGGGCGCGCGCCCGATTTCGTCGACGGCCATCAGCATGCGCAGCTCTATCCGCAGGTTCGCGACGGTTTCATCGATGCCGTGCGCGAAGCCGCACCGAAGGCCTGGGTGCGCCAGGGCGGCCGCAACCTGCCCTTGGCCAGCCGGCTGGCGTCGCCGAAAGCGCTGCTGCTGGATGTCCTGAGCGCGCAGTTCCGCAAGCGCGCGGGCGCGGCCGGGCTTGCCGTCAATCCGGCCTTCGCCGGCGCCTATGACTTCACCCGCAAGGCGGATTTCGGCGAGCTGATGCGCACGTTCATCGCGGGGCTGCCGGAAGGCGGTCTCGTCATGTGCCATCCCGGCTTCGTCGACGACGTCTTGCGCGGCCTCGACCCCATGACCGACGTCCGCGAGCGCGAGCACGCCTTCCTCGCGGGCGAGGCGTTCGCGCGCCTGCTCGCGGAAAGCAACGTCACCTTGGGATGA
- a CDS encoding DUF2076 domain-containing protein, translated as MTPQERQLVDELFDRLSKLENAPRDPDAVAAMSDGLRKAPGAVYALVQTVLLQDEALKRADARIQELEAAHGPGQAQSGGFLDSMRDTLFGGGSSRGSVPNVPPRDSRPVWNSGQAMQQMQPPGQPYGQGYGAPPVGGGGGSFLGTAAAAAAGVVGGSLLLSSIRNMMGGSHQQAFGDTNALSDRSASPWSGDQSGGSLARDAGLNDVGSSRRDEPQQDSRQGYFDQASNDDQNDDDDGFDNDDSDFDGGDDGGSDYA; from the coding sequence ATGACGCCGCAGGAACGCCAGCTCGTTGACGAGCTTTTCGACCGGCTTTCGAAACTGGAGAATGCACCGCGCGATCCCGACGCAGTCGCCGCCATGTCCGACGGCCTGCGCAAGGCCCCGGGCGCCGTCTACGCGCTGGTGCAGACCGTGCTGCTGCAGGACGAAGCGCTCAAGCGCGCCGATGCCCGCATCCAGGAGTTGGAGGCGGCGCATGGGCCCGGGCAAGCCCAGTCCGGCGGGTTCCTGGATTCGATGCGCGACACGCTGTTTGGTGGCGGGTCCTCGCGTGGCTCGGTCCCGAACGTGCCGCCGCGCGACAGCCGCCCGGTCTGGAACTCGGGCCAGGCGATGCAGCAGATGCAGCCGCCCGGCCAGCCCTATGGTCAGGGTTATGGCGCCCCGCCGGTCGGCGGTGGCGGCGGCTCGTTCCTGGGCACGGCGGCGGCAGCCGCGGCCGGCGTGGTCGGCGGCTCGCTGTTGCTCTCTAGTATCCGAAACATGATGGGCGGGTCGCACCAGCAGGCCTTCGGCGACACCAACGCCTTGAGCGACCGCAGCGCCAGCCCGTGGAGCGGTGACCAGTCCGGCGGTTCGCTGGCCCGCGATGCCGGCCTCAACGACGTCGGCTCCAGCCGTCGCGACGAGCCGCAACAAGACTCGCGTCAGGGCTATTTCGACCAGGCGTCGAACGATGACCAGAACGACGACGATGATGGCTTCGACAATGACGACAGCGATTTCGACGGCGGGGACGACGGCGGCAGCGACTACGCGTGA